The sequence CGCGCCCGCCGCAACCTCGATTTCGCGGCAGGTGTTTCAAGGCGCTGATACCGCCCGCCCGAGTACCGCTGACAATCCAGCGCGTAACCGGCAGCAATGACGGCGGCGCCAATATCAACCCCGTCCGCATAGCAAACACCGACGTGCCGGTCATATGTCCGCTCACCATTCAAGCGGCACTCAACCGATTTGCCCGCGAGGTAATTGACCATCCAGCGACGGGCGTCCTTACCAGCACCGGTATCCAGTTCTGGAGCGTCCACCCCCTGCAAGCGAACCGGCGTACCGCTCACCACTATCGTGTCAGCATCGCGCACCTTCACCCCGCCCGCCCAAAGGGGCGGAGCAAGCACCGCGAATGCCAGCATGAACAATGAGAGCCGCACCCCTTGCTCCTTAGTTGGACTTGAAGCGGGCGAGATACGCCCACGCTTCGTCAAGTTGATCATCATCAAGGCGCAGCGCGGCCAAAGCCTCAATCAGCGCGCGCACCTCATTCGTCAGCCGCTTCGGCGGCTTGGGGCATTGGCAGTCGGCATGGTCGCCACCGACGACGCGGCTCCAACAACCAGGCACAAGAAATCGCCCGCCCGGAACGTCATCAGCCTTGTGCCACCTGCAAACCTGCACCGCCTGCGCTCCTATCTGGCTTCCGAAAACGCCGACCACGCGGCCAAAACGCCAGCACCGGCTGCGAACCACCAGAGGCCCGCGTCCTGGCCGCTCCACGCCGCCGAGAATAGGGCGCCCGATAGCCCGAAAATCATGTGTGATGGCCGGATCATCGCCTCGCTCCTTTACTGGACCAGAACAGCGCCAGAGGCGCTGGTGAACAGTGCTATGCTGCACACTCGGCAATCCCGCAGGGTGAGCTTCTGCCGCAAGTTTCTCAGCTCCTCAGGCATCGTCCTTACTCCTTACTTGGACTTGCTCTTGCCGATGGCCCAAGCCACGACATCGCCTGGCGCAACGCGACGAATTCGCCCCTTCTGATCGACCATCAGCCACCCGGCGCCATAGACAAAAGCATCATCGCGCGCGGCGTCCAGGTCACGGTCGATATCGTCAAGATCCTTGGTCACGCTCATGCCTTGCTCCTATCTGACTTCCGAAAACGCCGACCACGCGGCCAAAACGCCAGCACCGGCTGCGAACCACCAGAGGCCCGCGTCCTGGCCACTCCACGCCGCCGAGAATAGGGCGCCCGATAGCCCGAAAATCATGTGTGATGGCCGGATCATCGCCTCGCTCCTTTGTCAGACAACGCTGTCGATAGAATCTTTCACCGCATTAGAACCAAGGACGAAGGCCCCGATTGCCGCGAGAAACACAAGCATCGAAATCAAATGAACTGCGACCTTGAAGATGTTGGCAAGTCTTTCCCGCTTCCCACTTATGATTGCCTCTATTTGGAGCATTGTCGCAAGATGCGTCAGGTAGGAAAAACTTGAAGACAAAACAGAAATGACAACGCCCCAGGCAAAGAACATCAACGCGTCGGTAATGCCTGGAGGAAGCGCCCCCCTCGCCCAAAGGGAAGACACAAACCCAAGGACAGCGACCGCCGCGCCACCATTCATTAGAAGCGCCCCCTTAATCGCACTGGCGGAGGCCTCGATAGCTTTATCACTGAAGGATTGAAATTCAGCCCGCCTAAACTTTAGTTCTTCATCAGTCACTTAATATCGCCCTCCTTTGTTGGACTTAGGTCAGTTTCATCACCAACTGCGAACGCAACTTAGCGCGATGCCACCAACCCTTCCCTTTCTGCTTCGCGTCAATCTTCACATAGCCTTCGATGCATACCTCAATCTCCTTCTTGGAGTACCCAGGCTCCAAGCCGGATGACTTTCGGATCTCAATTTCGGCGAAAATCTCTTCAAATTCAGACTTTAACTGAGCCAAGTCATCGTCTGAGTATCCACTTAAGCTGGCTGCCACTTTCGCATGATCACCGCGACCTAACGGCATACATTTCTCCTTTTTATGGTTGTTCACCGTCATCGACGGTTTCTATCTCGCCCGCGTCCCACCGCTTCTGAAAGGCATAATACGCGGCCCGGCTCAGCTTGACCTCTGATAGCGGTTTGACCGCATCAAAGACTTCCTGCCCGCGCTTGCCGGTGCGCAACATCATATCAGCGACCTCGACCCGCGCGGGGGTCATGGCAATCGGGCGTCCAGGCTTCTCGCCCCGCGCCTTGGCCCTTTCGACCCCTGCTCTGGTGCGTTCAATGATCAGATTGCGCTCCAGCTCAGCGACCGCGCCCATGATTTGCACCATAGCCTTGCCCATCGGGGTGGTCATATCCACACGCTCTGTCAGGCTGAAGAACTTCAAACCGCGCTGCTCGAACAAGTTCAGAACACTAATGACGCCTTCCAGCGTTCGGCCCAGCCGGTCAAGCTTCCAGACGACGAACTCTGTACCAGGGTGCTGCGCGAACCTCAGCGCGCGGATAAAGTTTGGGCGGCTTAGACTGCCGCCGCTGGCCCGATCCACGAAGATCAACTCTTCCGGTACGCCATAATCCTTGAGCGCCTGGATCTGCATGTCCGGGTTTTGGTCGGCGGTCGAGACGCGGGCGTACCCGATTTTCCGAACCGGCCGCTTTTCGGTTTCGGGATCTGCTTTCTTACTGCTTTTCGCCATCATCGCCGCCGGTTTGGACAGGATTTTGAGACTCAGCCTCGCGCCTTTCCAATTCGTTGTCTACCGCCTCACGGATGAATGCGGCGCGCTGGTTCGGCCCCGCGATCTTTTCGATGCGGTCCAGCGCCTCTTGCGTCAGGCGCACGACAGTTGGCTTCACGTTCATTGGCGGACGTCCCATCCGTCCGGCGGTATCCGATATCGGAAAGTCTGTCAAAAGTTTCAGCTCCTTCACGAGTAAGCGATATCGCTTATTGACTTAGTAACCGATATCGCTTATTCAGTCAACAACACAGGAAACCGGAGGCCGATATGCCTTTTGAAGAAGACATCGCAGACGAACTTGAGAGTTTGGCCCGCTATTCAATGCGGCGCTGCCAAGACTTCGATGCGGGAAAGATCAACGAAGACGAGCTGCCATTCATTGACGGCGACAAGTGCGAGACGCTCAGAAGAGCAGCCGAAGAACTGAGGGCGTTGCGGAGCAAAGTCCAAAAAGCTCAAGCCGCCCTGTCCTAATCCAGAAACCGCCGGAGACTGCAATGAGCGCCAAGTGGACCCTCTGCGAAAAGAAAAAGCCGGACGATGAGCGACAAGTGCTACTGGCACGCCCTGACAAATCTGAAGTCGAAGCCGGTCATTGGTTCGAACCGGAACAGGCTTGGGTTCTGGCAGGGACGCACATTCAAGTCTGGCCGACCTTTTGGCGCGACATGCCCAAAAGCCCGATGAACCACGAGTAATCCAGCTACCCCCCCGAGGTGAAAAATGCAGCTTGAGAGTGATCAGACATACGTCACGCGGGACGGCAAACGGACAGTTTCCGTCCGGTACGACCCGGAGAGCATCGGGGATAATCACCCCTTCGTCTCATCGTGTGGCTACCAGCGCTATACGCCTGATGGGAAGCTGTTCGCAGACAGCGAATGCGACGGCGATCTCGTGTCGCTGAAATCCTAATCCAGAAACCGCCGGAGGCACCATGACGCCAATTCAAACGCTTTTCGCGCACACTCGCGCGGCACACCGAACCGCGCTCAACAGCGCGGAGACCATGATGACCGCTGTTGCCGATCACGATGATGAATACGTAGGCAGCACCGTTTCAGAACTGGAAGGGGCCGCAGCGAAGATGGAACTCAGCGCCCGCACACTCCGCGCGCAGATCGCAGTGTTTCGCCACGCTACCGAGAAATCCTAAAACCGCCGGAGGCCGATATGCCAAGCCACACCATGACCCGATACAGCAACGGCGGAGGCGGATACGCCGAGTTCGAATGCGGGTTCTGCCAAGTGGATTATGACCTGTTCGACTTCGATTACATCGAGGCCAGCCGGGCCAGCAACCAAGGTGAAACCTTCAAGTGCCCAAACTGCGGCAAGACGGCCGCCATCAAAGACGAAACTCCTTAATCCAGAAACCGCCCGGAGGCCAATATGGCAGATTGCAAGCACTGGGATGGCGATACCGTGAACGGCTACTGGCTGTGTGCTAAGTGCTTCGCCAAGCTCGAAGATCGCCCGCGCCGGTACTACATGCTAGGCGTTGAGGACGGCGATGTGCCGCCGCGCCAGGAAGTGACCTATGCCCCGGTTGCGGAGGCAGACGGCACAACCCTCTCTCAATTTGTCAACGCGATGGCCTTGCGCCTGATTTCCCGCACCGGTGGCGGGTTCAACAAAACTGACGCCCTTGAATATGCCATCGAAATTCTGCGGACCTTTGGTGAGCCATTCGGATCGG is a genomic window of Leisingera caerulea DSM 24564 containing:
- a CDS encoding thermonuclease family protein; translation: MRLSLFMLAFAVLAPPLWAGGVKVRDADTIVVSGTPVRLQGVDAPELDTGAGKDARRWMVNYLAGKSVECRLNGERTYDRHVGVCYADGVDIGAAVIAAGYALDCQRYSGGRYQRLETPAAKSRLRRARYCR
- a CDS encoding recombinase family protein; translated protein: MMAKSSKKADPETEKRPVRKIGYARVSTADQNPDMQIQALKDYGVPEELIFVDRASGGSLSRPNFIRALRFAQHPGTEFVVWKLDRLGRTLEGVISVLNLFEQRGLKFFSLTERVDMTTPMGKAMVQIMGAVAELERNLIIERTRAGVERAKARGEKPGRPIAMTPARVEVADMMLRTGKRGQEVFDAVKPLSEVKLSRAAYYAFQKRWDAGEIETVDDGEQP
- a CDS encoding transcription initiation factor IIE subunit alpha family protein, giving the protein MTRYSNGGGGYAEFECGFCQVDYDLFDFDYIEASRASNQGETFKCPNCGKTAAIKDETP